The genomic stretch CGCGAACGGATCGAGCTGGAGTCGGTAGAGCGGCTCGAAGTCGGTCCACTTGTGCTGCGCGCCGGGGATCTGCAGGATCGAGGTGATCCCGGTGCCGTCGGAGAAGATCGTCCGGCCGTCCGCGGGCGCCTGCTTGAGCGCCGTCATGGCGATCTGGCCTTCCGCACCCGGCCGGGGGTCGACGATCACCGGCTCCCCGAGCGCCTTCTGC from Candidatus Sulfotelmatobacter sp. encodes the following:
- a CDS encoding tripartite tricarboxylate transporter substrate-binding protein translates to MSRFIRTLLTLALAACALVAQAQGPIRIIHGSNAGAPQDVMLRILAEELQKALGEPVIVDPRPGAEGQIAMTALKQAPADGRTIFSDGTGITSILQIPGAQHKWTDFEPLYRLQLDPFA